In Sphingobacterium thalpophilum, a genomic segment contains:
- a CDS encoding IS5 family transposase, producing MKQEFFDQINTLVNWRPISNIINKHYHKGESKMGRPSYSGLVLFKMTLLQTWYGLSDYEVEDRINDSISFSRFVGISLDDSVPDHSVISRFRSSLTEKGVYENLFKELNKQLNKHKILVKRGAIVDASIVDSPLKPKGKVIYEIESDRSEHPREDSELDKENSEQLLIQQESPGVDHEARWIKKAGKTRYGYKKHYVTDTEGLVLGVVTTPANVNEIANLQQVISSADLPKGIHIYADKGYRSSKNEELIKSGKLKSRILHKAKKGTALTEREKLRNKLIGKIRFKVERTFGSIRRWFNSSCARYKGIAKMHTQNLMEAMAYNLYRSPGILVSNAIKNTN from the coding sequence ATCAAGCAGGAATTCTTCGATCAGATCAATACATTGGTAAATTGGCGTCCGATTTCAAATATTATCAACAAGCATTACCACAAAGGGGAAAGCAAAATGGGACGCCCTAGTTATTCTGGTCTTGTCCTCTTCAAAATGACACTTCTACAGACCTGGTATGGTCTGAGTGACTACGAAGTAGAAGACCGTATAAACGACAGTATCTCCTTTAGTCGCTTTGTTGGCATCAGTTTGGACGATTCGGTTCCCGATCACAGTGTTATTAGCCGTTTTCGCAGCTCGCTGACAGAAAAGGGTGTTTATGAGAATCTATTCAAGGAGCTGAACAAGCAGTTGAATAAACATAAAATATTGGTAAAACGTGGAGCTATCGTTGATGCCAGTATTGTTGATTCTCCGCTAAAACCAAAAGGCAAAGTTATTTACGAGATCGAAAGTGACCGTAGTGAACATCCTCGCGAAGATTCTGAGCTGGATAAAGAGAATAGTGAACAGTTATTGATCCAACAAGAGAGCCCGGGTGTTGACCATGAAGCTCGTTGGATAAAGAAGGCTGGGAAAACACGTTATGGCTATAAAAAGCATTATGTCACCGATACAGAAGGCCTGGTTCTGGGCGTGGTAACCACTCCAGCAAATGTAAATGAAATTGCCAATCTTCAACAGGTAATATCTTCGGCTGACCTTCCAAAGGGCATCCATATCTATGCTGACAAGGGATATCGTTCCTCTAAAAATGAGGAATTGATCAAATCAGGAAAGCTAAAAAGCAGGATCTTGCATAAGGCAAAGAAAGGAACAGCGTTAACCGAAAGAGAGAAGTTAAGAAACAAACTGATCGGCAAGATCAGGTTCAAAGTTGAACGGACCTTCGGGAGCATCCGGCGATGGTTCAACTCAAGCTGTGCAAGGTATAAGGGGATCGCCAAAATGCATACACAAAATCTAATGGAAGCCATGGCGTACAATCTTTACAGATCACCTGGGATACTTGTGTCCAATGCAATAAAAAACACAAATTAA
- a CDS encoding Gfo/Idh/MocA family oxidoreductase, with protein sequence MNHYLSRRSFVKQSVIAAGAVMLSNSVLGNVSLAKPNERVNLACVGLGNRAAEIIKELYKTGLCNIVALCDVDLGAKHTQEILGLFPDAPKFKDFRVMFDKMGNQIDAVSVGTPDFSHFAITMLALDLGKHVYVEKPMARTFLEVELMANKARKNPKLATQMGNQGHSEANYFQFKAWKAAGIIKDVTRIDAHMNMPRRWHSWDVNIKGFPAAEMIPETLDWDLWQMQTIGHNYNKDFVNGQWRCWYDFGMGALGDWGAHILDTAHEFLDLGLPTEVSAVKLDGYNSYFFPMSSTLKFHFPKRKKMPAVDINWYDGLDNLPPIPEGYGVSGLDPNIPAPSTGKLEPAKLNPGKIIYSKDLIFKGGSHASTLQIIPAAKAKEMESRMPEVPKSPSNHFANFLKGCKGEEKTRSAFEIAGPLSQVFCLGVIAQRLNSKLILNTQTKEVTNDKFANALLAGPPPARGWEQYYKM encoded by the coding sequence ATGAATCATTATTTATCGCGCAGAAGCTTTGTTAAACAGTCTGTTATCGCTGCAGGAGCGGTTATGCTATCCAATAGTGTATTGGGAAATGTCAGTTTGGCTAAACCAAATGAGCGTGTCAACTTAGCTTGTGTAGGCTTAGGAAATAGGGCCGCAGAAATCATTAAAGAGCTGTATAAAACAGGACTCTGTAATATTGTCGCGCTATGTGATGTAGATCTTGGCGCGAAACATACACAGGAAATTTTGGGCTTGTTTCCTGATGCACCGAAGTTTAAGGATTTTAGGGTAATGTTTGACAAAATGGGAAATCAGATTGATGCGGTAAGTGTCGGAACTCCTGATTTTTCGCATTTTGCTATAACGATGCTTGCACTGGATTTAGGTAAACATGTCTACGTGGAAAAACCAATGGCGAGAACATTCCTTGAAGTCGAACTAATGGCAAATAAAGCTCGGAAAAACCCTAAGCTTGCTACCCAAATGGGAAATCAAGGGCACTCCGAAGCAAATTACTTTCAGTTTAAAGCCTGGAAGGCTGCCGGCATTATTAAGGATGTGACACGCATCGATGCGCACATGAATATGCCGCGTAGATGGCATAGCTGGGATGTAAATATAAAGGGTTTTCCTGCCGCAGAAATGATCCCCGAAACATTAGATTGGGATCTTTGGCAAATGCAGACTATTGGCCATAATTATAATAAGGATTTTGTGAATGGTCAGTGGCGCTGTTGGTATGATTTTGGAATGGGAGCGTTGGGCGATTGGGGGGCACATATATTAGATACAGCGCATGAATTTTTAGATTTGGGGCTGCCTACAGAAGTGTCCGCTGTGAAGCTCGACGGGTATAATTCCTATTTTTTTCCCATGTCTTCAACCTTGAAATTTCATTTCCCAAAAAGGAAAAAGATGCCAGCAGTCGATATCAATTGGTATGATGGACTGGATAATTTGCCACCTATACCCGAAGGCTATGGTGTATCCGGATTGGATCCCAATATTCCTGCACCTAGTACAGGGAAATTGGAACCCGCCAAACTAAATCCTGGGAAAATTATTTATAGCAAGGATTTGATATTTAAAGGTGGCTCACATGCCAGTACCTTGCAGATTATTCCAGCAGCGAAAGCTAAGGAAATGGAATCTAGGATGCCGGAAGTGCCAAAATCACCGTCAAACCACTTTGCTAATTTCTTAAAAGGTTGTAAAGGTGAAGAAAAGACCCGCTCGGCTTTTGAAATTGCAGGTCCTCTGAGCCAAGTATTTTGCTTGGGTGTAATTGCACAACGCTTGAATAGTAAGTTGATATTGAACACACAGACAAAAGAAGTGACCAATGATAAGTTTGCCAACGCACTCTTAGCCGGACCTCCACCAGCAAGAGGTTGGGAGCAATATTATAAGATGTAA
- a CDS encoding DinB family protein, producing the protein MENLEVWMRGPIEGVPALLQPVAHALLQVEEDVLKYTAQISSAQLWTKPGGNASIGFHLQHIRGVIDRMFTYAENKSLTDKQFDDLRQEGLEDSALSVISLVENLHRQIQQSLQKLALIDPDTLTEVRFLGRKRIPTTLIGLLFHAAEHAQRHVGQLLVTARCMN; encoded by the coding sequence ATGGAAAATTTAGAAGTATGGATGCGTGGACCTATTGAAGGAGTTCCCGCTCTTCTCCAACCTGTTGCGCATGCACTTTTACAAGTTGAAGAAGATGTTTTGAAGTATACCGCACAAATATCCTCAGCGCAGCTTTGGACAAAACCGGGTGGCAACGCCAGTATAGGTTTTCACCTGCAACATATTCGTGGAGTAATCGATCGCATGTTTACTTATGCCGAAAATAAATCCTTAACGGATAAACAATTTGACGACCTCCGTCAGGAAGGTCTAGAAGATAGTGCTTTGAGCGTGATATCGCTTGTAGAAAACTTACATCGGCAGATTCAGCAATCTTTGCAAAAACTGGCGTTAATTGATCCGGACACCCTGACTGAAGTGCGTTTTTTGGGTAGAAAACGGATCCCTACGACGTTGATTGGTTTGTTGTTCCACGCTGCAGAGCATGCACAGCGTCATGTCGGCCAATTACTGGTAACAGCACGATGTATGAACTAA
- a CDS encoding Crp/Fnr family transcriptional regulator, with the protein MEELKEHLKKFIDIDPIELEEILSYFNMKSVAKKENILEEGQVCKYHFFVLKGVLRKFFVNEKGVEQTTEFAIENWWMTDNMAFEHKLVTSFYIQAVEKSDVVYISQENQEKLLAAFPVMERYFRFVYQRAYAAAQMRVKYLFSLSKEEFYHDMRRKYPQFVQRVPQYLIASYLGFTPEYLSEIRKKINF; encoded by the coding sequence TTGGAAGAACTTAAAGAACATTTGAAGAAATTTATCGATATCGATCCGATTGAATTAGAGGAAATATTGAGTTACTTTAACATGAAATCGGTCGCGAAAAAAGAAAACATACTGGAAGAAGGTCAGGTTTGCAAATATCATTTTTTTGTATTGAAAGGTGTTTTACGTAAATTCTTTGTCAATGAAAAAGGTGTTGAACAAACAACTGAATTCGCTATAGAAAATTGGTGGATGACAGATAATATGGCTTTCGAACATAAGCTTGTCACTTCGTTTTACATTCAGGCGGTGGAAAAGTCCGATGTGGTTTATATCAGCCAAGAAAATCAGGAAAAATTGCTCGCGGCATTTCCTGTCATGGAACGATATTTTCGCTTTGTGTACCAAAGAGCATATGCTGCGGCACAAATGCGGGTTAAGTACCTATTTTCGTTATCCAAAGAGGAATTTTACCATGATATGCGCCGTAAATATCCCCAATTTGTCCAACGTGTTCCGCAATACCTCATTGCCTCATACCTGGGGTTCACACCAGAATATTTAAGTGAAATCCGAAAAAAAATAAACTTCTGA
- a CDS encoding AAA family ATPase, which produces MAKNKNDLGKEGFLMEWTIAVNKNWSALEKQFSWVRDMEQVQQDPLHHAEGNVAIHTQMVLQQLEGLPEYRNLDYQKQELLWASALLHDVEKRSTTIVAADGRISSPNHAKRGAQTAREILFRDVETPFALREEIVALVRYHGLPLWLMEKVDPMKSALEASLSVNMGQLKLLAEADAKGRYCADLDALLYALDMFELYSKEIGCWDATRSFLSENARFTYFNGNNSYVDYVPFDTFKSTVTVLSGLPGMGKDYQILAMNTDLPVISLDDIRRKYRIDPTDKKRNGWVVQEAKEQAKKYLRCGQDFIWNATNITSQMRKQLIDLFVSYQAYVKLLYVEKPYKIWRAQNSDREYPLPETVLDKMLHNLEVPQLTEAHEVIYITA; this is translated from the coding sequence ATGGCGAAGAACAAAAATGATTTGGGAAAGGAGGGATTTCTAATGGAATGGACAATAGCAGTAAATAAGAATTGGTCGGCTTTAGAGAAGCAATTTTCTTGGGTCAGGGATATGGAACAGGTACAACAAGACCCTTTACATCATGCCGAAGGGAATGTCGCGATTCATACCCAAATGGTATTACAGCAGCTGGAAGGATTGCCTGAATACCGGAATCTGGATTATCAAAAGCAGGAGCTCCTCTGGGCTTCCGCTTTATTGCATGATGTCGAGAAGAGATCAACGACAATTGTCGCTGCAGATGGTCGTATCAGCTCTCCAAATCATGCCAAAAGAGGAGCACAGACCGCACGGGAGATTTTATTTCGTGATGTGGAGACCCCTTTTGCATTACGGGAGGAAATTGTCGCATTGGTACGCTATCATGGGTTGCCATTGTGGTTGATGGAAAAAGTCGATCCAATGAAGAGCGCCTTGGAGGCGTCATTGAGTGTCAATATGGGCCAACTTAAGTTGTTGGCCGAAGCAGATGCTAAAGGAAGGTACTGTGCCGATTTGGATGCTTTGCTCTACGCATTGGATATGTTCGAACTGTATAGTAAAGAGATTGGCTGCTGGGATGCCACACGTTCTTTTTTGTCCGAAAATGCACGATTTACATATTTTAATGGAAACAATAGCTATGTTGATTATGTGCCTTTTGATACATTCAAATCCACCGTGACTGTACTTTCAGGTTTGCCGGGAATGGGCAAAGATTATCAGATTTTAGCGATGAATACTGACCTCCCTGTTATTAGTTTGGATGACATCAGACGCAAATATCGCATTGATCCTACTGATAAAAAGAGAAACGGATGGGTTGTACAGGAAGCAAAAGAGCAGGCAAAAAAATACTTACGCTGTGGACAGGATTTTATCTGGAATGCCACCAATATAACTTCCCAGATGCGAAAACAATTGATCGATCTTTTTGTCAGCTATCAAGCTTATGTGAAATTGTTATACGTTGAAAAACCCTATAAGATTTGGCGCGCGCAGAATAGCGATAGAGAGTACCCACTACCAGAAACTGTCTTGGATAAAATGCTTCATAATTTGGAAGTTCCCCAGTTAACAGAAGCCCATGAGGTTATCTATATTACCGCGTAG
- a CDS encoding RNA ligase family protein has protein sequence MESTKYGRTYHFPFSPGTSSDDRFNQHYWKDIQSFHKLLFTEKLDGENNCLSRRGVFARSHAAPTTSPWTAQLREHWSRLKNDLDDLEFFGENLYAVHSIEYVQLEHYYYVFAARIKDQWLSWEEVTFYASLFDLPTVPVLKLEIVKGLTELELRRSVENLAMQSSKFGSVDPKTGEACTMEGLVCRNADAYTVSEFQHNVFKYVRKGHVQTDEHWTKSWRRTKMIWERRDF, from the coding sequence ATGGAATCAACAAAATATGGTCGTACCTATCATTTCCCATTTTCGCCAGGGACAAGCAGCGACGATCGTTTTAATCAACATTATTGGAAGGATATACAATCTTTCCATAAATTGTTATTTACAGAAAAATTAGATGGTGAAAATAATTGCCTTTCACGGCGTGGAGTATTTGCACGATCCCATGCAGCTCCGACCACGTCGCCATGGACGGCTCAGCTTCGGGAGCATTGGTCTAGATTAAAAAACGATCTGGATGATTTAGAGTTTTTTGGTGAAAATCTTTATGCTGTGCATTCTATCGAATATGTGCAACTTGAGCACTATTATTATGTTTTTGCTGCTCGAATTAAAGATCAGTGGCTTTCATGGGAAGAAGTTACTTTTTATGCCAGTTTATTTGATTTGCCTACTGTACCTGTTTTAAAACTTGAAATTGTAAAGGGTTTGACTGAGTTGGAACTTCGACGTTCAGTCGAAAATTTGGCCATGCAGTCTTCTAAATTTGGATCGGTTGACCCTAAAACTGGAGAAGCATGTACGATGGAGGGGTTAGTCTGCAGAAATGCTGATGCGTATACTGTCAGTGAATTTCAGCACAATGTTTTTAAATATGTTAGAAAAGGACATGTCCAGACCGACGAACATTGGACAAAATCATGGCGAAGAACAAAAATGATTTGGGAAAGGAGGGATTTCTAA
- a CDS encoding DUF1080 domain-containing protein — translation MKRNALFKSVLMAAMVSNAVLSYAQADKSNEKGWTNLFDGKTLNGWKSVGGKAPYSIEGDAIVGRMTKGTPNSFLITEKEYGDFILELDVKLEGNETNSGIQTRSHLDPKANDGRGRVYGRQVEIDPSARAWTGGIYDEARRGWIYPLDLNENAKKAYKVEEFNHIRIEAIGDELRTWINDIPVAYVVDTIDRSGFIGLQVHGIPPKLDGKKVYFKNIKIKTTDLKSKGFPKDLYIVNLKPNDLADAEKKKGVKLLFDGKTNKGWRSIHGDKFPERGWEVKDGQMTVLKSDGGESTNGGDIVTKDKYAVFDLSFEFKLSPGANSGVKYFVTLKEKSKGSAIGLEYQVLDDALHPDAKLGRDGNRTLASLYDLITSNRDERARRPIGEWNRGRVVVTADNKVEHYLNGIKMLSYERGSKAFKDLVQISKYKDWENFGEAKEGFILLQDHGDRVSFRSIKINTPN, via the coding sequence ATGAAAAGAAATGCACTATTTAAATCTGTTTTAATGGCAGCTATGGTCAGCAATGCTGTCTTGTCGTATGCTCAGGCAGATAAAAGTAATGAGAAAGGTTGGACAAACCTTTTTGATGGAAAAACGCTAAATGGTTGGAAATCTGTTGGAGGAAAAGCTCCTTATTCTATAGAGGGAGATGCTATCGTAGGTCGAATGACAAAAGGTACGCCCAATTCTTTTTTAATCACGGAAAAAGAATATGGTGATTTCATATTGGAGCTGGATGTTAAACTTGAGGGTAATGAAACAAACTCAGGTATTCAGACCCGAAGCCATCTTGATCCAAAGGCTAACGATGGGCGCGGACGTGTATATGGAAGGCAAGTAGAAATAGACCCCTCTGCCCGTGCATGGACAGGTGGAATCTATGATGAGGCGCGTCGTGGATGGATTTATCCACTCGATTTAAATGAAAATGCTAAAAAAGCTTATAAAGTAGAGGAATTCAATCATATTCGAATTGAAGCCATTGGTGATGAACTGCGCACTTGGATCAATGATATTCCTGTTGCTTATGTCGTTGATACGATCGATAGGTCTGGTTTTATCGGCTTGCAGGTGCATGGTATTCCACCTAAACTGGACGGAAAGAAAGTGTACTTTAAGAATATTAAAATAAAAACAACCGACCTCAAATCAAAAGGTTTTCCAAAAGATCTTTATATCGTGAACTTGAAGCCAAATGATTTGGCAGATGCCGAAAAGAAAAAAGGAGTTAAGCTTTTGTTTGACGGTAAAACCAATAAGGGCTGGCGGAGTATACATGGCGATAAATTTCCGGAACGTGGCTGGGAAGTTAAGGATGGACAAATGACTGTTCTGAAATCCGACGGCGGGGAGTCAACCAATGGCGGTGACATCGTCACAAAAGATAAATACGCCGTGTTTGATCTCTCATTTGAATTTAAGCTTAGTCCGGGAGCGAATAGCGGTGTTAAGTATTTTGTCACTTTAAAAGAAAAATCAAAAGGATCCGCTATTGGTTTGGAATATCAAGTACTGGATGATGCTTTACACCCTGATGCGAAATTGGGACGAGACGGAAATCGTACATTGGCATCGCTTTACGATCTCATCACATCCAATCGTGACGAGCGTGCGCGCAGACCCATCGGTGAGTGGAATAGAGGTAGAGTTGTGGTCACAGCAGATAACAAAGTGGAACATTATTTAAATGGAATTAAGATGTTGTCTTATGAGCGGGGCTCCAAAGCGTTTAAAGATTTGGTTCAGATCAGCAAATATAAAGATTGGGAAAATTTTGGTGAAGCGAAGGAAGGTTTTATTCTTCTCCAAGACCATGGCGATCGGGTTTCATTTCGCAGCATAAAAATCAATACACCCAATTAA
- a CDS encoding STM3941 family protein, translated as MIKINFSKGKIIISMLLCFLPVVIGLYAWLYYDFIIKLTSTIWVLVAASVFYLRLQQLNRYRRGEAALIIDEHILLNNSILKPKQIPWTDIDYFVTGLYRTNSIFIKLNDLSSLRKEKTSRLIHLLSFIDCNLSTKHASFWIDIDVIDIKEKELMALLLQRLKM; from the coding sequence ATGATCAAAATTAATTTTAGCAAAGGAAAAATTATCATTAGCATGCTGCTATGTTTTCTTCCAGTAGTCATTGGGTTATATGCCTGGTTATACTATGATTTTATTATTAAACTAACCTCGACGATATGGGTACTCGTGGCCGCATCGGTTTTTTATCTTAGACTACAACAGTTAAACCGCTATCGAAGAGGAGAGGCCGCACTCATTATAGATGAGCATATATTACTAAACAACAGCATATTGAAACCGAAGCAAATCCCATGGACGGATATCGATTATTTTGTTACTGGTTTATATCGGACAAATTCTATTTTTATAAAACTAAATGACCTTTCATCGCTAAGAAAAGAAAAAACAAGCCGTCTAATTCATTTATTAAGCTTTATTGACTGTAATCTATCAACAAAACATGCATCTTTTTGGATCGACATAGATGTCATCGATATCAAAGAAAAGGAGCTTATGGCTCTGTTGCTACAGCGACTAAAAATGTAG